One segment of Microbacterium arborescens DNA contains the following:
- a CDS encoding asparaginase — MTTAPALARPVRHIPLVEVTRGPLIEGVHYGSFAVVSPEGHVLAEGGDGAAPMYPRSALKPLQAVAMVRAGLDLPDHLLALSAASHSGAPIHRAGAREILEMHGTDAAALRNVQDLPYGVAERLVFVRGGGEPSRLAQNCSGKHAAMIATCLINGWSTDDYLRADHPLQRLVEATVADLTGERAVAVTVDGCGTPLLAHSLRGMARAYARLATAPDHTAEARVAAAMRAFPQMVAGEERDVTTMMRVVPGLVAKDGAEGVQLGGLASPAVGIAVKISDGGDRARSTITASILEALGVDRDALTRLRSAPVLGGGEPVGELRTVAGVVPRLNP; from the coding sequence ATGACCACCGCACCTGCACTGGCCCGCCCCGTGCGCCACATTCCGCTGGTCGAGGTCACCCGTGGCCCGCTCATCGAGGGGGTGCACTACGGCTCGTTCGCCGTCGTCTCCCCCGAGGGACATGTGCTCGCCGAGGGTGGAGACGGCGCAGCGCCGATGTACCCGCGCTCCGCGTTGAAGCCGCTGCAGGCCGTCGCGATGGTCCGTGCCGGCCTCGATCTGCCGGATCACCTGCTCGCGTTGAGCGCGGCCAGCCACTCGGGCGCCCCGATTCACCGCGCCGGCGCGCGGGAGATCCTCGAGATGCACGGGACGGATGCCGCCGCGCTGCGCAACGTGCAGGACCTGCCCTATGGCGTCGCGGAACGCCTTGTGTTCGTCCGCGGAGGCGGCGAACCGTCCCGGCTCGCACAGAACTGCTCGGGCAAGCACGCGGCCATGATCGCCACCTGCCTGATAAATGGGTGGTCGACGGACGACTACCTTCGAGCCGACCACCCACTGCAACGGCTCGTCGAGGCAACGGTCGCGGACCTCACCGGCGAACGCGCGGTCGCAGTCACCGTGGATGGCTGCGGCACCCCGCTTCTCGCCCACTCACTCCGGGGGATGGCACGCGCTTATGCCCGGCTCGCCACCGCACCCGACCATACGGCGGAGGCGCGGGTCGCGGCCGCGATGCGCGCGTTCCCGCAGATGGTGGCCGGGGAAGAGCGCGACGTCACGACGATGATGCGTGTCGTGCCGGGCTTGGTCGCCAAGGATGGCGCGGAGGGCGTGCAGCTGGGCGGGCTCGCGTCTCCGGCTGTCGGTATCGCCGTAAAGATCTCGGACGGAGGCGATCGCGCACGATCGACCATCACGGCCAGCATCCTCGAAGCGCTCGGAGTCGATCGGGACGCGCTCACTCGGCTCCGGAGCGCGCCCGTCCTCGGCGGCGGTGAGCCGGTCGGCGAGCTGCGCACGGTCGCCGGCGTCGTTCCCCGCCTGAACCCCTAG
- a CDS encoding GNAT family N-acetyltransferase — MNDITARLELRPLRIPESIDAPDAADFCEMVRVRNLVYREITGGDDDTARPDELLPHYRPSPDETRFSWLAVWDGRVVGRVGLDIPHEAGSDSAYSLIELLREVHGLGIGSQAHALVERTARDHGRHVLQTYAEHPDQPGDRLAAPTGYGDIPRDHAARFLLRHGYTLEQINRKSVLDLTDSAAVVDEHLARATVAAAGYRVVRWTAPTPPEFVEGYAWLKSRMSTDAPAAGLEVDEEEWDAARLARHDARYVEAEQTLLVTAAQHVETGELAAFNELMISSDRTGATHQHDTLVAASHRGHRLGMLVKCAGLVAWRDIAPDTPRVITYNAEENRPMLDINEAIGFRPVSYEGAWKKRLSDDAGSGAERTSA, encoded by the coding sequence ATGAACGACATCACTGCGCGGCTCGAGCTGCGCCCCCTCCGCATCCCCGAGAGCATCGACGCACCGGACGCCGCGGATTTCTGCGAGATGGTGCGCGTGCGCAATCTCGTGTACCGCGAGATCACCGGCGGCGATGACGATACCGCCCGCCCCGACGAGCTGCTCCCCCACTATCGCCCGAGCCCAGACGAGACGAGATTCAGCTGGCTTGCGGTGTGGGACGGCAGAGTCGTCGGGCGCGTGGGGCTCGACATCCCCCACGAAGCCGGATCCGACAGCGCGTACTCGCTCATCGAACTCCTGCGCGAGGTCCACGGACTCGGCATCGGTTCGCAGGCCCACGCGCTCGTCGAGCGGACCGCCCGCGACCATGGCCGCCACGTTCTGCAGACGTATGCCGAGCATCCCGACCAGCCGGGCGACAGGCTGGCCGCACCGACGGGGTACGGCGACATTCCACGCGACCATGCCGCGCGCTTCCTGCTGCGTCACGGCTACACGCTCGAGCAGATCAACCGGAAGAGCGTGCTCGATCTGACCGACTCCGCCGCCGTCGTCGATGAGCACCTGGCGAGAGCCACGGTGGCGGCCGCCGGGTATCGCGTCGTGCGATGGACCGCGCCGACGCCGCCGGAGTTCGTCGAAGGGTACGCCTGGCTCAAATCGCGCATGTCGACCGACGCCCCCGCCGCCGGCCTCGAGGTGGACGAGGAAGAGTGGGATGCCGCGCGCCTGGCCCGCCACGATGCGCGTTACGTCGAAGCGGAGCAGACACTGCTCGTGACTGCGGCGCAGCACGTCGAGACTGGCGAGCTCGCGGCCTTCAACGAGCTCATGATCAGCTCCGACCGCACCGGCGCGACCCACCAGCACGACACGCTCGTGGCGGCGTCCCACCGGGGCCACCGCCTCGGAATGCTCGTGAAGTGCGCGGGGCTCGTCGCGTGGCGCGACATCGCCCCCGATACACCCCGCGTCATCACCTACAACGCCGAAGAGAATCGCCCGATGCTCGACATCAACGAGGCAATCGGCTTCCGACCGGTGTCGTACGAAGGGGCGTGGAAGAAGCGGCTTTCGGATGACGCCGGGAGTGGCGCAGAGCGGACTTCGGCGTAA
- the smc gene encoding chromosome segregation protein SMC produces MHLKSVTLKGFKSFAQPTTFVLEPGVTCIVGPNGSGKSNVVDALAWVMGEQGAKTLRGGKMEDVIFAGTATRGPLGRAEVQLTIDNHDGVLPIEYAEVTISRTLFRNGSSEYAINGETCRLLDVQELLSDSGLGREMHVIIGQGRLDTVLQASAEDRRGFIEEAAGILKHRRRKEKTVRKLEAMEANLTRLSDLAGELRRQLKPLGKQAEIAREAATIAAVVRDAKARLYADDLVALRSQLADHARDEHERHAERLVLQDRLDGVKRRIDELEAEQRSEAVDRARATAFALEQVQERVRGLHTLAAQRRALLEDDGQLSTEVATVGQSAIDEARQEIDDIASGVGDAQDAAAAASRDVIRARAELDALDADIAAQSALVSEHDMRLTKLRGRAEAAASRLDALRAAVERQQRGLDAARARRAEAEAALEQVQADAAPEVSSAEHAAAYERAQRDATDAETALAGIRERLHAAEREVESLTAQTAALGRALEVRNAAADLLSRGDDGLRSLVADALRVEPGYEAPVAAALGALAEGVLAVDVAAALRAAATASTEDLGVVDIVLADAARGAAVAAPPGAVRATDVVSGPDGVIGQLENVLIADDLDAAVRIRDGWSANDRGRAVAVTKQGELVSWRTVRAGSGEGRSHLELAAERDAAADRLSEMSVVADALRESLTDAQAAWTDARARTRTALETLRAHDAALAADAEKLNRVTVRYEAAVAECDRLEAGIAPAVHAAAEAESAAREAEEALAAAAAAPRPILDASARDGLLDALEQAREREMRARLDIETLRERVRAGEARVVQLERQRERERAAAAEAARRAVIRRQQRAIADAVAAQLPPLIASIDRSVAAARVELGRAEQARSEITAELAELRKQDQAARSRLAALTDSVHGLEMQMHEKKLHVTSLLERVGSELGFDEDILVSEYGPDQPVLDDGGEAVPFDRASQRRRLTDAERKLGQLGRVNPLALEEYAALEQRHAFLTEQLADLTQTRADLLTIIGELDERMQTIFLAAFEDTKVAFGEVFPILFPGGTGSISLTDPDNPLTTGIEVSVRPVGKKIERLSLLSGGERSLAAVALLTAIFKARPSPFYILDEVEAALDDANLGRLLGVFEQLRESSQLIVITHQKRTMEIADALYGVSMRQDGVSAVVGQRVRERAGAVG; encoded by the coding sequence ATGCACCTGAAGAGCGTCACGCTCAAGGGCTTCAAGTCGTTCGCTCAGCCGACCACTTTCGTGCTCGAACCGGGCGTCACCTGCATCGTCGGACCCAACGGCTCGGGCAAGTCGAACGTCGTCGACGCGCTCGCCTGGGTCATGGGCGAGCAGGGGGCCAAGACCCTTCGCGGCGGGAAGATGGAAGACGTCATCTTCGCCGGAACTGCGACGCGCGGGCCGCTCGGTCGCGCCGAGGTCCAGCTGACGATCGACAACCACGACGGCGTGCTTCCGATCGAATACGCCGAGGTGACGATCAGCCGCACGCTGTTCCGCAACGGATCGAGCGAGTACGCGATCAACGGCGAGACGTGCCGGCTGCTCGACGTGCAGGAGCTGCTGAGCGACTCCGGCCTCGGTCGCGAGATGCACGTGATCATCGGGCAGGGCCGGCTCGACACCGTGCTGCAGGCGAGCGCCGAGGACCGACGCGGTTTCATCGAGGAAGCGGCGGGCATCCTGAAGCACCGCCGCCGCAAAGAGAAGACGGTCCGCAAGCTCGAGGCGATGGAGGCCAACCTCACGCGGTTGAGCGACCTGGCGGGCGAGCTGCGGCGGCAGCTGAAGCCCCTCGGCAAACAGGCCGAGATCGCGCGCGAAGCCGCGACGATCGCCGCCGTCGTCCGCGACGCGAAGGCGAGGCTGTACGCCGACGACCTCGTCGCGCTGCGCTCCCAGCTCGCCGACCATGCACGCGACGAGCACGAGCGTCACGCCGAACGCCTCGTGCTGCAGGACCGGCTCGACGGCGTCAAACGACGCATCGACGAGCTCGAGGCCGAGCAGCGATCCGAGGCCGTCGACAGGGCACGCGCAACCGCGTTCGCGCTCGAGCAGGTCCAGGAGCGGGTGCGCGGACTGCACACGCTCGCGGCGCAGCGCCGCGCGCTTCTCGAGGACGACGGCCAGCTCTCCACCGAGGTCGCCACGGTCGGGCAGTCCGCCATCGACGAGGCGCGGCAGGAGATCGACGACATCGCGTCGGGCGTCGGCGATGCGCAGGATGCGGCTGCTGCGGCATCGCGCGATGTCATCCGGGCGCGCGCTGAACTCGATGCGCTCGACGCCGACATCGCGGCGCAGAGCGCTCTCGTCTCGGAGCACGACATGCGCCTCACCAAGCTCCGCGGGCGCGCCGAGGCCGCAGCGTCCCGGCTGGATGCCCTTCGTGCGGCGGTGGAGCGGCAGCAGCGGGGTCTCGATGCCGCTCGGGCGCGCCGCGCCGAGGCAGAGGCAGCCCTCGAACAGGTCCAGGCCGACGCGGCTCCCGAGGTCAGCTCCGCCGAGCACGCCGCCGCCTACGAGCGGGCTCAGCGCGACGCGACGGACGCCGAGACCGCGCTGGCCGGGATCCGCGAGAGACTGCACGCGGCCGAGCGCGAGGTCGAGTCGCTGACGGCGCAGACGGCCGCACTCGGGCGTGCGCTCGAGGTCCGAAACGCCGCTGCCGACCTCCTGTCGCGCGGCGACGACGGGCTCCGGTCGCTCGTCGCCGACGCCCTGAGGGTCGAGCCGGGCTACGAGGCACCCGTGGCTGCGGCTCTGGGGGCGCTCGCTGAAGGCGTGCTCGCGGTCGATGTGGCGGCAGCGCTGCGTGCTGCGGCCACCGCTTCCACGGAAGACCTGGGCGTGGTCGACATCGTCCTAGCGGACGCTGCGCGGGGAGCGGCTGTCGCCGCCCCACCGGGTGCTGTTCGCGCGACCGACGTCGTCAGTGGTCCCGACGGCGTCATCGGGCAACTGGAGAACGTACTCATCGCGGACGACCTCGACGCCGCTGTGCGCATCCGCGATGGTTGGAGCGCGAACGATCGCGGGCGTGCCGTAGCCGTGACCAAGCAGGGCGAGCTCGTGTCGTGGCGCACGGTGCGGGCCGGCTCGGGCGAAGGTCGCTCGCACCTCGAGCTCGCCGCGGAGCGAGACGCGGCGGCAGATCGATTGAGCGAGATGAGCGTCGTCGCTGACGCGCTTCGCGAGTCGTTGACCGACGCCCAGGCGGCATGGACCGACGCTCGTGCCCGTACCCGAACCGCCCTCGAGACTCTCCGTGCCCACGATGCTGCGCTCGCGGCGGACGCCGAGAAGCTCAACAGGGTCACCGTGCGCTACGAGGCGGCGGTGGCGGAATGCGATCGGCTCGAGGCGGGCATCGCGCCGGCGGTCCATGCGGCGGCGGAAGCCGAGTCGGCAGCCCGGGAAGCGGAAGAGGCTCTGGCGGCAGCGGCCGCCGCTCCGCGCCCGATCCTCGATGCATCGGCGCGCGACGGGCTTCTCGACGCCCTCGAGCAGGCCCGGGAACGCGAGATGCGCGCGCGCCTCGACATCGAGACCTTGCGTGAGCGGGTGCGGGCCGGCGAGGCACGGGTCGTCCAGCTCGAACGACAGCGCGAGCGGGAGCGGGCGGCGGCGGCAGAAGCGGCCCGGCGCGCCGTCATCCGCCGGCAGCAGCGCGCGATCGCGGATGCCGTCGCCGCCCAGTTGCCGCCTCTGATCGCGTCCATCGATCGGTCGGTGGCCGCGGCCCGTGTCGAGCTCGGACGTGCCGAACAGGCACGGAGCGAGATCACCGCCGAACTCGCCGAGCTCCGGAAGCAGGACCAGGCGGCCCGCAGCCGGCTCGCGGCCCTGACGGACTCCGTGCACGGACTCGAGATGCAGATGCACGAGAAGAAGCTCCACGTGACGAGCCTGCTCGAACGCGTCGGCTCCGAGCTGGGCTTCGACGAAGACATTCTCGTTTCGGAATATGGCCCGGACCAGCCCGTCCTCGACGATGGCGGTGAGGCGGTGCCATTCGACCGGGCGTCTCAGCGCCGCCGTCTGACGGACGCGGAGCGGAAGCTCGGGCAGCTCGGCCGCGTGAATCCGCTGGCGCTGGAGGAGTACGCGGCGCTCGAGCAGCGACACGCGTTCCTCACCGAGCAGCTCGCCGATCTCACGCAGACGCGCGCGGATCTCCTGACGATCATCGGTGAGCTCGACGAGCGCATGCAGACGATCTTCCTGGCTGCATTCGAAGACACGAAGGTCGCGTTCGGTGAGGTGTTCCCGATCCTGTTCCCGGGCGGCACGGGCAGCATCTCGCTCACCGACCCCGACAATCCGCTGACGACCGGCATCGAGGTCTCGGTGCGACCGGTGGGAAAGAAGATCGAGCGACTGTCGCTGCTCTCGGGAGGCGAGCGCTCGCTCGCGGCGGTGGCTCTGCTGACGGCGATCTTCAAGGCGCGCCCGAGCCCGTTCTACATCCTCGACGAG